The following coding sequences are from one Ursus arctos isolate Adak ecotype North America unplaced genomic scaffold, UrsArc2.0 scaffold_23, whole genome shotgun sequence window:
- the MYOD1 gene encoding myoblast determination protein 1 → MELLSPPLRDVDLTGPDGSLCNFASADDFYDDPCFDSSDLRFFEDLDPRLVHVGALLKPEEHSHFPAAVHPAPGAREDEHVRAPSGHHQAGRCLLWACKACKRKTTNADRRKAATMRERRRLSKVNEAFETLKRCTSSNPNQRLPKVEILRNAIRYIEGLQALLRDQDAAPPGAAAAFYAPGPLPPGRGGEHYSGDSDASSPRSNCSDGMMDYSGPPSGSRRRNCYDGTYYSEAPSEPRAGKSSAVSSLDCLSSIVERISTESPTAPALLLADAPPESSPGPQEEAAQSEVERGAPTLSPDAAPQCPAGANPNPIYQVL, encoded by the exons ATGGAGCTGCTGTCGCCGCCGCTCCGAGACGTAGACTTGACTGGCCCCGACGGCTCCCTCTGCAACTTTGCCTCCGCGGACGATTTCTATGATGACCCGTGTTTCGACTCCTCCGACCTGCGATTCTTCGAGGACCTGGACCCGCGCCTTGTGCACGTGGGCGCGCTCCTGAAGCCCGAGGAACACTCGCACTTCCCTGCGGCCGTGCACCCAGCGCCAGGCGCGCGCGAGGACGAGCATGTGCGCGCTCCCAGCGGGCACCACCAGGCTGGCCGCTGTCTGCTGTGGGCCTGCAAAGCGTGCAAGCGCAAGACCACTAACGCCGACCGCCGCAAGGCCGCCACCATGCGCGAGCGGCGCCGCCTGAGCAAAGTCAACGAAGCTTTCGAGACGCTCAAGCGCTGCACGTCCAGCAACCCGAACCAGCGGCTGCCCAAGGTGGAGATCCTGCGCAATGCGATTCGCTACATCGAAGGCCTGCAGGCGCTGCTGCGCGACCAGGACGCCGCGCCCCCTGGTGCCGCCGCTGCCTTCTACGCGCCTGGCCCGCTGCCCCCAGGCCGAGGCGGCGAACACTACAGCGGCGACTCAGACGCGTCCAGCCCGCGCTCCAACTGCTCCGACGGCATG ATGGACTACAGCGGCCCCCCGAGCGGTTCCCGGCGGCGGAACTGCTACGATGGCACCTACTACAGCGAGGCGCCCAGCG AACCCAGGGCCGGGAAGAGTTCTGCGGTGTCGAGCCTCGACTGCCTGTCCAGCATCGTGGAGCGCATCTCCACCGAGAGCCCCACCGCGCCCGCGCTTCTCCTGGCGGATGCGCCGCCGGAGTCGTCTCCCGGCCCACAAGAGGAGGCCGCCCAGAGCGAGGTCGAGCGCGGCGCCCCGACCCTTTCCCCAGACGCCGCCCCGCAGTGCCCAGCGGGCGCAAACCCCAACCCGATCTACCAGGTGCTCTGA